The following are encoded in a window of Arvicanthis niloticus isolate mArvNil1 chromosome 1, mArvNil1.pat.X, whole genome shotgun sequence genomic DNA:
- the LOC117719690 gene encoding olfactory receptor OR51C1-like, whose amino-acid sequence MPSFNQSTAYLPVFFLTGIPGLETSHTWISIPFCCLYAIAISGNSMILFIIITESSLHEPMYYFLSMLSFTDLGLCLSTLVTVLGIFWFNVREISFDACIGQMFFIHGFTFMESSVLLVMAFDRFIAICNPLRYAMILTNSRITAVGFAIIIRGTTALVPLLLLLKRLSFCRSHVLHHSYCFHPDVMKLSCSDTSINSAFGLAIVISTAGLDSVLILLSYVLIIHSVLCIASKEERKKAFGTCVSHLSAVAIFYIPMISLSLVHRFGKHAPPFVHTLIANVYLLIPPVMNPIIYSVKTKQIRKAMLKVFFLSHLRKVSCFF is encoded by the coding sequence ATGCCATCCTTCAACCAGAGCACTGCCTATCTACCAGTCTTCTTCCTCACTGGCATTCCTGGTCTGGAGACCTCTCACACCTGGATCTCCATCCCTTTCTGTTGTCTGTATGCCATCGCCATTTCTGGGAACAGCATGATCCTCTTTATCATCATCACTGAGTCAAGTCTCCATGAACCCATGTACTATTTCCTATCCATGCTGTCCTTCACAGACCTGGGTCTGTGCCTTTCCACGTTGGTAACTGTGTTGGGCATCTTCTGGTTTAATGTTCGAGAGATTAGCTTTGATGCATGCATTGGCCAAATGTTCTTCATTCACGGCTTTACATTTATGGAATCTTCAGTCCTCTTGGTGATGGCCTTTGACCGATTTATTGCCATCTGCAACCCACTGAGGTATGCTATGATCTTAACCAACTCACGAATCACTGCAGTGGGTTTTGCAATCATAATTAGAGGAACCACAGCTCTTGTTCCTTTACTCCTGCTCCTCAAGCGTCTGTCTTTTTGTCGTAGCCATGTGCTCCATCATTCCTACTGCTTCCATCCTGATGTGATGAAGCTCTCATGCTCAGATACCAGCATCAACAGTGCCTTTGGCTTGGCCATTGTCATTTCTACTGCAGGGTTGGATTCTGTCTTGATCCTTCTCTCTTATGTTCTAATCATCCATTCTGTCCTTTGCATTGCATCCAAGGAGGAGCGGAAAAAGGCATTTGGTACCTGTGTCTCCCATCTCAGTGCTGTTGCCATCTTCTACATCCCTATGATCAGCTTGTCATTGGTGCACAGATTTGGGAAACATGCCCCTCCCTTTGTGCACACTCTAATTGCCAATGTTTATCTGCTCATTCCTCCGGTAATGAATCCCATAATCTATAGTgtgaaaaccaaacaaattcGCAAGGCCATGCTGAAAGTATTCTTTTTAAGCCATCTTAGGaaagtttcatgttttttttaa
- the LOC117721975 gene encoding olfactory receptor OR51C1-like, with the protein MFCIPVQKTSAPQPAPRERHKRTFCVLDTQQNILKFEFNMSTFQNTTASSIIFLLTGVPGLEAFHTWISIPFCFLYATALSGNSLILFAIFTQPSLHEPMYYFLSMLSTTDLGLSISTLVTMLGIFWFNAREISFNACLSQMFFIQLFTVMESSVLLAMAFDRYVAISNPLRYASVLTDLKIVVIGIAIITRGTLIQTPLAVLLKRLFFCSSHVLHHSYCFHPDVMKLSCTDTRINSAVGLTALISTAGVDSVFIILSYVLIIRTVLSIASPEERKKAFSTCISHIGAVAVFYIPLISLSFVHRFGKRAPPYVHTLIANAYLLIPPVMNPIIYSVKTKQIRKAVMKVLHSRMTKS; encoded by the exons ATGTTCTGTATTCCTGTGCAAAAGACCTCAGCTCCTCAGCCGGCTCCGAGAGAAAGGCACAAAAGAACATTCTGTGTACTT GACACTCAGCAGAATATACTGAAGTTTGAATTCAATATGTCAACCTTCCAGAACACCACAGCTTCTTCCATCATTTTCCTGCTTACTGGTGTGCCCGGACTGGAAGCCTTCCACACCTGGATCTCcattcccttctgctttctctatgCAACTGCCCTCTCTGGGAACAGCCTAATTCTCTTTGCCATTTTCACCCAGCCCAGCCTCCACGAGCCCATGTATTACTTTctctccatgctgtccaccactgaCCTTGGGCTCTCCATATCCACTCTGGTCACCATGTTGGGGATATTTTGGTTCAATGCCAGGGAGATCAGCTTCAATGCCTGCTTGTCACAGATGTTCTTCATTCAACTCTTCACTGTCATGGAATCCTCAGTGCTGTTGGCTATGGCTTTTGATCGTTATGTGGCCATCTCCAACCCTCTTAGATATGCTTCAGTTTTAACTGATCTTAAAATAGTAGTAATTGGAATAGCAATCATCACTCGGGGAACCCTCATCCAGACTCCTCTGGCAGTGCTTCTGAAAAGACTGTTCTTCTGCAGCAGCCATGTTCTCCACCACTCCTACTGTTTCCACCCCGATGTCATGAAGCTCTCATGCACAGACACCAGGATCAACAGTGCAGTTGGGCTCACTGCCCTCATCTCCACTGCTGGAGTTGACTCTGTCTTCATCATCCTTTCCTATGTCCTGATCATCAGAACTGTCCTCAGCATTGCCTCcccagaagagaggaagaaagccttcAGCACGTGTATCTCCCACATTGGGGCTGTGGCTGTGTTCTATATTCCACTGATCAGTCTGTCCTTTGTCCACAGATTTGGAAAACGAGCTCCACCCTATGTCCATACTCTGATTGCCAATGCCTACCTGCTGATCCCTCCTGTCATGAATCCCATCATCTACAGTGTGAAGACCAAGCAGATTCGGAAGGCTGTGATGAAAGTTCTCCATTCCAGGATGACAAAGAGCTAG